Proteins encoded together in one Procambarus clarkii isolate CNS0578487 chromosome 71, FALCON_Pclarkii_2.0, whole genome shotgun sequence window:
- the LOC123745605 gene encoding sodium-independent sulfate anion transporter isoform X6 → MLCGHITMTASTPAASKATQKTPGAMLDDLPKRSSNFIRREVRRTFRKDTLFKRLPITSWLPKYNLECLEGDLMAGCAVGLTVVPQSMAYAGVAGLPPNYGLYSSFVGCFVYMIFGTCMEICIGPTAIMALLTYEYSRNGVPDYAVLLCFLSGVITLAAGICNMGFLVNFISRPVICGFTSAAAITVASTQLKGLFGLSFSSQGIVQTYMKLFQNIGKTRWQDLTLGLSCMVILLLMRKMKDLKAVKVQTSDDLGTRIFKKLIFLTSVGRNAIVVIMALLIAYTLDDDQPFIITGEVKPGLPAFRPPPFSTVINGTNFTFIDMVTDIGSGIVVVPILSILGSVAIASAFSAGKMVDAKQEMFALGFCNLLGSFVQSMPITGSFSRTAVNANSGVKTTAGGIITGVLVMLALSFLTSHFKYIPKASLAAVIICAVIFMIEYEMIIPVWKARRLDQLPLWGTFITCLFWKLEYGILVGVTINLSIYLYGTARPKVNINVVKKQDRDEPSYVVVEPSSGLFFPSVDYVRAAVNKAGLITAQGITTVVVDCSHFTGVDFTAVQGIKGLCSDFEKRHQTLIFSNAPTSVKDGLQSLHADIKIATSPEELHSLLK, encoded by the exons ATGTTGTGTGGACACATCACCATGACTG CCAGTACGCCGGCAGCCAGTAAAGCAACCCAAAAGACACCAGGCGCCATGTTGGACGACCTACCCAAGAGAAGCAGCAACTTCATCCGG AGAGAAGTTCGACGGACCTTCAGGAAAGACACATTGTTCAAGAGGTTACCGATCACATCATGGCTTCCCAAGTACAACCTGGAATGTTTAGAGGGCGACCTGATGGCTGGCTGTGCTGTGGGCCTCACAGTGGTGCCACAGAGCATGGCCTATGCTGGTGTTGCTGGCCTCCCTCCTAAT TATGGCCTCTACTCCTCCTTCGTGGGGTGCTTCGTGTACATGATTTTTGGCACCTGCATGGAGATCTGCATTGGACCCACAGCTATCATGGCTCTTCTCACATACGAGTATTCCAGGAATGGTGTCCCAGACTACGCTGTGTTGCTCTGCTTCCTCAGTGGTGTCATAACTCTTGCTGCAGGAATTTGTAACATGG GGTTTCTTGTCAACTTCATATCAAGGCCAGTGATATGTGGATTTACCTCTGCGGCAGCCATCACCGTTGCTTCCACCCAACTCAAGGGCTTGTTTGGCTTGTCATTTTCAAGTCAAGGAATTGTGCAAACGTATATGAAGCTTTTTCAAAACATTGGAAAGACAAGATGGCAGGATTTGACTCTTGGACTCTCTTGTATGGTCATTTTGCTTCTCATGAGG AAAATGAAAGATTTGAAAGCTGTGAAAGTTCAGACCAGTGACGATTTGGGAACAAGAATTTTTAAAAAACTTATATTTTTAACATCAGTTGGCCGCAATGCCATTGTTGTTATTATGGCTCTATTAATCGCCTACACTCTTGACGATGATCAGCCCTTCATAATTACAG GAGAGGTGAAACCTGGCTTACCAGCATTCAGGCCACCACCATTTTCTACAGTTATCAATGGCACTAATTTCACTTTTATTGACATGGTAACAGACATTGGATCTGGTATTGTTGTTGTCCCTATTTTATCCATCTTGGGATCTGTTGCTATTGCTAGTGCCTTTTCTGCTGGGAAGATGGTTGATGCCAAGCAG GAAATGTTTGCTTTAGGATTTTGCAATCTCCTTGGGTCCTTTGTTCAATCAATGCCAATAACTGGATCATTCTCCCGAACTGCTGTCAATGCTAACAGTGGAGTGAAGACTACAGCAGGAGGCATCATCACCGGTGTGCTCGTCATGCTGGCCCTGTCTTTCCTTACGTCACACTTCAA GTACATTCCAAAGGCGTCACTTGCGGCTGTCATCATCTGTGCTGTGATATTCATGATAGAGTACGAGATGATCATTCCAGTATGGAAAGCCAGACGCTTAGACCAGCTGCCTCTGTGGGGAACATTCATCACTTGTCTGTTTTGGAAGTTGGAATATGGCATCCTTGTTGGAGtgactattaatttgtctatttaTCTCTATGGAACGGCAAGACCAAAAGTTAATATAAACGTCGTCAAGAAACAG GATAGAGATGAGCCATCCTATGTGGTAGTTGAGCCAAGCAGTGGTCTCTTCTTCCCATCTGTGGACTATGTGCGAGCAGCTGTCAACAAAGCCGGATTAATTACAGCACAAGGAATTACAACAGTGGTTGTGGATTGCAGTCATTTTACTGGAGTAGATTTTACAGCTGTTCAG GGAATCAAGGGCTTGTGCTCCGACTTTGAGAAACGTCATCAAACACTGATCTTCTCAAATGCTCCAACAAGTGTGAAGGATGGACTCCAGTCACTTCATGCAGATATCAAGATTGCCACATCACCAGAGGAGTTGCACAGCCTACTGAAAT AG